One segment of Triticum aestivum cultivar Chinese Spring chromosome 2A, IWGSC CS RefSeq v2.1, whole genome shotgun sequence DNA contains the following:
- the LOC123187572 gene encoding serine/threonine-protein phosphatase 6 regulatory ankyrin repeat subunit B, with translation MDGVSTEPRHPLLQAVLDGDLRLLKEMAGVVAADVGIRARALTVAVMEGRLDICRCLVEDHGVDVNQRTFTGDTPLAISATYGTPATTRYLLDRGADPTLAGALWPPLHAAASFGQCEIVELLLSTGIDVDHFDSVYGTALHVAATNGQDGSMNILLQHHADPNKVFRLDSTPLRLAMISESLECVKLLIKAGADVNKIDYTGVTYLMIAAGNGLSDTLKCLLDAGANPDIDDGFGTTPIEIAALQARWDMVAMLFPLTSPISRLPDWSVDGIISHVQSFGLKPRDIHLCEAKRAELKLQATEAFKRKEYIIAGDLYTCAMSFQPSPKGLANLLAHRSFCMLHAGIGKEALSDSARCTVLRPLWPKGYYRLGAAFMLLQDYGKAAQTFEAGLKLDPTNADMANALREAQETARNPPRTRGLECLHPFGMRRSWSD, from the exons ATGGATGGGGTTTCGACGGAGCCTCGCCACCCGCTCCTGCAGGCCGTTCTCGACGGCGACCTCCGCCTCCTCAAAG AGATGGCGGGCGTCGTGGCGGCGGACGTCGGCATCAGGGCGCGCGCGCTGACTGTGGCGGTCATGGAAGGGCGGCTGGACATCTGTAGGTGCCTCGTCGAGGACCACGGCGTCGACGTCAACCAGCGCACCTTCACAG GTGACACTCCTCTGGCCATTTCTGCGACTTATGGGACGCCTGCTACCACCAGATATCTTCTGGATCGTGGTGCTGATCCAACTTTAGCTGGTGCCCTGTGGCCACCTCTTCATGCTGCTGCAAGTTTTG GACAATGTGAGATAGTGGAATTGCTGCTTTCAACTGGAATTGATGTGGATCATTTCGATTCTGTGTATGGGACCGCATTGCATGTTGCCGCTACTAATGGTCAAGATGGCTCGATGAATATTTTGTTGCAGCATCATGCAGAT CCCAATAAGGTTTTCCGCCTTGATAGTACCCCGTTAAGGCTGGCCATGATTTCTGAATCACTGGAATGTGTGAAGCTACTCATTAAG GCTGGCGCTGATGTGAATAAAATTGACTATACTGGTGTTACTTACTTGATGATAGCAGCGGGCAATGGCTTATCTGATACCCTGAAATGCTTACTAGATGCTGGCGCTAACCCAGATATTGATGATGGG TTTGGTACAACTCCAATCGAAATTGCCGCCCTCCAAGCCAGATGGGATATGGTTGCGATGTTATTTCCTTtaacttctcccatttcaagattGCCGGATTGGAGTGTTGATGGAATTATTTCTCATGTGCAATCTTTCGGTTTGAAGCCGAGG GATATACATCTATGTGAAGCGAAAAGAGCTGAACTAAAGTTGCAAGCTACAGAGGCTTTTAAGAGAAAGGAATATATCATAGCAGGAGACCTATATACTTGT GCAATGAGTTTTCAGCCTAGTCCAAAAGGTCTTGCAAACCTGCTAGCACATAGGAGTTTCTGTATGTTGCACGCGGGAATAGGAAAAGAGGCTCTCTCCGACTCTGCTAGGTGCACAGTGCTACGACCTCTTTGGCCCAAAGGTTACTATCGACTAGGAGCAGCCTTTATGTTGCTACAG GACTATGGAAAAGCAGCTCAGACGTTCGAAGCTGGCTTGAAACTGGACCCTACAAATGCGGATATGGCAAACGCTTTAAG